From one Solanum lycopersicum chromosome 12, SLM_r2.1 genomic stretch:
- the LOC101263590 gene encoding uncharacterized protein isoform X1, producing MENVKLHEEEGSAIVALGSLLKLTEVHLSDYSQEGKVLLESAVSLAAPFDCFNWNTDVYKSNASPLNVLADFGSLLEDLELARQMNEMGLPVSFHTKKEQKRNRTVKGKRKDGKKKILSSCENTQDEVLTSIQELKEEFEPNGTLHGNSNKDSSYLSLLGQREFSSFYTGDGDYHRLNGGEEGLNNLSAGSAHTSLECIDCNQQSGLSLDNTKDNVSICEKVQVEKDVGVMVGSSVECGNHAESCPKNSNVDSRCISGEASNGHCEGNPLNGEQMEYACMECSLSAEQVESIATQSAEHCTEDGLLFDVVGEELNSCKATNNNCEGTTNDWRFYWDNDYQRNYFYNIVTMQCTWDPPPGMDDLIFTNFTTKQPETALEMVELDDADLKESNDLQTSASLPSELDIADGIIEDDVLLDRQLDELEGAGQFADNLCTLSSTKQKKRVRKTKAKWKLPTEAQELEFCNTNEEISPSLNKYWCQRYLLFNKYDDGIKMDGEGWFSVTPEAIAKHHALRCGSGTIVDLFTGVGGNSIQFAMRSKHVIAIDIDPKRIDLAQYNAAIYGVRDQIDFIRGDSFVLAPNLKADVVFMSPPWGGPDYLKERTFDMKTMLRPHDGNFLFSIGRGIASKVVMFLPRNVDINELAELSLSANPPWSLEVEKNYLNGKLKAITAYFCKPS from the exons ATGGAAAACGTAAAGCTTCACGAAGAAGAAGGTTCAGCAATTGTAGCTCTTGGCTCTTTGTTAAAGCTTACTGAAGTTCATCTTTC AGATTATTCGCAAGAAGGGAAGGTTTTGTTGGAATCTGCGGTAAGCTTAGCTGCCCCTTTTGATTGTTTCAACTGG AACACTGATGTCTACAAAAGTAATGCATCCCCACTAAATG TCTTGGCAGATTTTGGCTCTTTACTGGAAGATTTGGAGCTTGCCAGACAAATGAATGAAATGGGCCTTCCTGTTTCATTCCACACTAAAAAGGAG CAGAAGAGAAATCGAACAGTTAAGGGAAAAAGAAAGGATGGAAAGAAGAAGATTCTTTCGTCGTGCGAGAATACCCAGGATGAAGTGCTAACTTCAATACAAGAGCTGAAGGAAGAATTTGAGCCTAATGGTACTCTGCATGGCAACTCAAACAAGGATTCTTCCTACTTGTCACTTCTTGGACAAAGGGAATTCTCATCCTTCTATACTGGGGATGGTGATTATCATCGTCTTAATGGTGGAGAGGAAGGTTTGAACAATTTGAGTGCTGGTAGTGCTCACACATCCCTTGAATGCATTGATTGCAATCAGCAATCGGGTCTTAGTCTGGATAATACAAAGGATAATGTCTCTATATGTGAAAAAGTTCAAGTGGAAAAAGATGTTGGAGTAATGGTTGGCTCGAGTGTGGAATGTGGAAACCATGCAGAAAGCTGTCCAAAAAATAGCAATGTTGACAGTAGATGTATCAGTGGAGAGGCATCAAATGGTCATTGTGAGGGAAATCCCTTAAATGGAGAGCAGATGGAGTATGCCTGTATGGAATGTTCTTTATCTGCAGAGCAAGTGGAGTCTATTGCTACACAATCGGCTGAACATTGCACAGAAGATGGGCTACTCTTCGATGTTGTCGGTGAAGAATTAAATAGTTGTAAAGCAACTAATAATAATTGTGAAGGAACTACTAATGATTGGAGATTTTATTGGGACAATGATTACCAAAGGAACTACTTTTATAACATTGTGACTATGCAATGTACTTGGGATCCACCTCCAGGAATGGACGACCTGATATTTACTAATTTTACCACCAAACAACCAGAAACAGCACTTGAGATGGTGGAGTTGGATGATGCAGATTTAAAAGAATCTAATGATCTGCAAACTTCTGCAAGTCTACCGTCTGAGCTTGATATTGCAGATGGAATTATAGAGGATGATGTATTGTTGGACAGACAGCTCGATGAATTAGAAGGAGCGGGACAATTTGCTGACAATTTGTGTACTCTTAGCTCTACAAAACAGAAAAAGAGAGTCAGAAAAACTAAAGCCAAATGGAAGTTGCCAACCGAAGCTCAAG AGCTGGAATTCTGCAATACTAATGAAGAAATATCTCCCAGTTTGAACAAATATTGGTGTCAAAGGTATCtattatttaacaaatatgaTGATGGTATAAAGATGGACGGAGAAGGATGGTTCTCAGTTACTCCAGAGGCCATAGCCAAGCATCATGCACTTCGCTGTGGTTCTGGTACTATAGTGGATCTCTTTACTGGAGTTGGTGGGAATTCAATTCAATTTGCTATGAG GAGTAAGCATGTCATTGCAATCGATATTGATCCAAAGAGAATAGACTTAGCTCAATATAATGCTGCCATCTATGGAGTTCGTGACCAGATAGACTTTATTAGAGGTGATTCTTTTGTTTTGGCTCCTAATTTGAAG GCGGATGTAGTCTTTATGTCACCACCTTGGGGGGGACCAGACTATTTGAAGGAAAGAACATTTGACATGAAAACCATGCTTAGGCCGCATGATGG GAACTTCCTCTTCAGCATTGGCAGGGGAATCGCCTCCAAAGTTGTCATGTTCCTCCCAAGAAATGTCGATATCAATGAGTTGGCAGAACTGTCACTGTCCGCGAATCCACCATGGTCATTAGAG GTGGAGAAGAATTACTTAAATGGCAAATTGAAGGCCATTACAGCATACTTCTGTAAACCTTCCTGA
- the LOC101263590 gene encoding uncharacterized protein isoform X5, with amino-acid sequence MENVKLHEEEGSAIVALGSLLKLTEVHLSDYSQEGKVLLESANTDVYKSNASPLNVLADFGSLLEDLELARQMNEMGLPVSFHTKKEQKRNRTVKGKRKDGKKKILSSCENTQDEVLTSIQELKEEFEPNGTLHGNSNKDSSYLSLLGQREFSSFYTGDGDYHRLNGGEEGLNNLSAGSAHTSLECIDCNQQSGLSLDNTKDNVSICEKVQVEKDVGVMVGSSVECGNHAESCPKNSNVDSRCISGEASNGHCEGNPLNGEQMEYACMECSLSAEQVESIATQSAEHCTEDGLLFDVVGEELNSCKATNNNCEGTTNDWRFYWDNDYQRNYFYNIVTMQCTWDPPPGMDDLIFTNFTTKQPETALEMVELDDADLKESNDLQTSASLPSELDIADGIIEDDVLLDRQLDELEGAGQFADNLCTLSSTKQKKRVRKTKAKWKLPTEAQELEFCNTNEEISPSLNKYWCQRYLLFNKYDDGIKMDGEGWFSVTPEAIAKHHALRCGSGTIVDLFTGVGGNSIQFAMRSKHVIAIDIDPKRIDLAQYNAAIYGVRDQIDFIRGDSFVLAPNLKADVVFMSPPWGGPDYLKERTFDMKTMLRPHDGNFLFSIGRGIASKVVMFLPRNVDINELAELSLSANPPWSLEVEKNYLNGKLKAITAYFCKPS; translated from the exons ATGGAAAACGTAAAGCTTCACGAAGAAGAAGGTTCAGCAATTGTAGCTCTTGGCTCTTTGTTAAAGCTTACTGAAGTTCATCTTTC AGATTATTCGCAAGAAGGGAAGGTTTTGTTGGAATCTGCG AACACTGATGTCTACAAAAGTAATGCATCCCCACTAAATG TCTTGGCAGATTTTGGCTCTTTACTGGAAGATTTGGAGCTTGCCAGACAAATGAATGAAATGGGCCTTCCTGTTTCATTCCACACTAAAAAGGAG CAGAAGAGAAATCGAACAGTTAAGGGAAAAAGAAAGGATGGAAAGAAGAAGATTCTTTCGTCGTGCGAGAATACCCAGGATGAAGTGCTAACTTCAATACAAGAGCTGAAGGAAGAATTTGAGCCTAATGGTACTCTGCATGGCAACTCAAACAAGGATTCTTCCTACTTGTCACTTCTTGGACAAAGGGAATTCTCATCCTTCTATACTGGGGATGGTGATTATCATCGTCTTAATGGTGGAGAGGAAGGTTTGAACAATTTGAGTGCTGGTAGTGCTCACACATCCCTTGAATGCATTGATTGCAATCAGCAATCGGGTCTTAGTCTGGATAATACAAAGGATAATGTCTCTATATGTGAAAAAGTTCAAGTGGAAAAAGATGTTGGAGTAATGGTTGGCTCGAGTGTGGAATGTGGAAACCATGCAGAAAGCTGTCCAAAAAATAGCAATGTTGACAGTAGATGTATCAGTGGAGAGGCATCAAATGGTCATTGTGAGGGAAATCCCTTAAATGGAGAGCAGATGGAGTATGCCTGTATGGAATGTTCTTTATCTGCAGAGCAAGTGGAGTCTATTGCTACACAATCGGCTGAACATTGCACAGAAGATGGGCTACTCTTCGATGTTGTCGGTGAAGAATTAAATAGTTGTAAAGCAACTAATAATAATTGTGAAGGAACTACTAATGATTGGAGATTTTATTGGGACAATGATTACCAAAGGAACTACTTTTATAACATTGTGACTATGCAATGTACTTGGGATCCACCTCCAGGAATGGACGACCTGATATTTACTAATTTTACCACCAAACAACCAGAAACAGCACTTGAGATGGTGGAGTTGGATGATGCAGATTTAAAAGAATCTAATGATCTGCAAACTTCTGCAAGTCTACCGTCTGAGCTTGATATTGCAGATGGAATTATAGAGGATGATGTATTGTTGGACAGACAGCTCGATGAATTAGAAGGAGCGGGACAATTTGCTGACAATTTGTGTACTCTTAGCTCTACAAAACAGAAAAAGAGAGTCAGAAAAACTAAAGCCAAATGGAAGTTGCCAACCGAAGCTCAAG AGCTGGAATTCTGCAATACTAATGAAGAAATATCTCCCAGTTTGAACAAATATTGGTGTCAAAGGTATCtattatttaacaaatatgaTGATGGTATAAAGATGGACGGAGAAGGATGGTTCTCAGTTACTCCAGAGGCCATAGCCAAGCATCATGCACTTCGCTGTGGTTCTGGTACTATAGTGGATCTCTTTACTGGAGTTGGTGGGAATTCAATTCAATTTGCTATGAG GAGTAAGCATGTCATTGCAATCGATATTGATCCAAAGAGAATAGACTTAGCTCAATATAATGCTGCCATCTATGGAGTTCGTGACCAGATAGACTTTATTAGAGGTGATTCTTTTGTTTTGGCTCCTAATTTGAAG GCGGATGTAGTCTTTATGTCACCACCTTGGGGGGGACCAGACTATTTGAAGGAAAGAACATTTGACATGAAAACCATGCTTAGGCCGCATGATGG GAACTTCCTCTTCAGCATTGGCAGGGGAATCGCCTCCAAAGTTGTCATGTTCCTCCCAAGAAATGTCGATATCAATGAGTTGGCAGAACTGTCACTGTCCGCGAATCCACCATGGTCATTAGAG GTGGAGAAGAATTACTTAAATGGCAAATTGAAGGCCATTACAGCATACTTCTGTAAACCTTCCTGA
- the LOC101263590 gene encoding uncharacterized protein isoform X2 has translation MENVKLHEEEGSAIVALGSLLKLTEVHLSDYSQEGKVLLESAVSLAAPFDCFNWNTDVYKSNASPLNVLADFGSLLEDLELARQMNEMGLPVSFHTKKEKRNRTVKGKRKDGKKKILSSCENTQDEVLTSIQELKEEFEPNGTLHGNSNKDSSYLSLLGQREFSSFYTGDGDYHRLNGGEEGLNNLSAGSAHTSLECIDCNQQSGLSLDNTKDNVSICEKVQVEKDVGVMVGSSVECGNHAESCPKNSNVDSRCISGEASNGHCEGNPLNGEQMEYACMECSLSAEQVESIATQSAEHCTEDGLLFDVVGEELNSCKATNNNCEGTTNDWRFYWDNDYQRNYFYNIVTMQCTWDPPPGMDDLIFTNFTTKQPETALEMVELDDADLKESNDLQTSASLPSELDIADGIIEDDVLLDRQLDELEGAGQFADNLCTLSSTKQKKRVRKTKAKWKLPTEAQELEFCNTNEEISPSLNKYWCQRYLLFNKYDDGIKMDGEGWFSVTPEAIAKHHALRCGSGTIVDLFTGVGGNSIQFAMRSKHVIAIDIDPKRIDLAQYNAAIYGVRDQIDFIRGDSFVLAPNLKADVVFMSPPWGGPDYLKERTFDMKTMLRPHDGNFLFSIGRGIASKVVMFLPRNVDINELAELSLSANPPWSLEVEKNYLNGKLKAITAYFCKPS, from the exons ATGGAAAACGTAAAGCTTCACGAAGAAGAAGGTTCAGCAATTGTAGCTCTTGGCTCTTTGTTAAAGCTTACTGAAGTTCATCTTTC AGATTATTCGCAAGAAGGGAAGGTTTTGTTGGAATCTGCGGTAAGCTTAGCTGCCCCTTTTGATTGTTTCAACTGG AACACTGATGTCTACAAAAGTAATGCATCCCCACTAAATG TCTTGGCAGATTTTGGCTCTTTACTGGAAGATTTGGAGCTTGCCAGACAAATGAATGAAATGGGCCTTCCTGTTTCATTCCACACTAAAAAGGAG AAGAGAAATCGAACAGTTAAGGGAAAAAGAAAGGATGGAAAGAAGAAGATTCTTTCGTCGTGCGAGAATACCCAGGATGAAGTGCTAACTTCAATACAAGAGCTGAAGGAAGAATTTGAGCCTAATGGTACTCTGCATGGCAACTCAAACAAGGATTCTTCCTACTTGTCACTTCTTGGACAAAGGGAATTCTCATCCTTCTATACTGGGGATGGTGATTATCATCGTCTTAATGGTGGAGAGGAAGGTTTGAACAATTTGAGTGCTGGTAGTGCTCACACATCCCTTGAATGCATTGATTGCAATCAGCAATCGGGTCTTAGTCTGGATAATACAAAGGATAATGTCTCTATATGTGAAAAAGTTCAAGTGGAAAAAGATGTTGGAGTAATGGTTGGCTCGAGTGTGGAATGTGGAAACCATGCAGAAAGCTGTCCAAAAAATAGCAATGTTGACAGTAGATGTATCAGTGGAGAGGCATCAAATGGTCATTGTGAGGGAAATCCCTTAAATGGAGAGCAGATGGAGTATGCCTGTATGGAATGTTCTTTATCTGCAGAGCAAGTGGAGTCTATTGCTACACAATCGGCTGAACATTGCACAGAAGATGGGCTACTCTTCGATGTTGTCGGTGAAGAATTAAATAGTTGTAAAGCAACTAATAATAATTGTGAAGGAACTACTAATGATTGGAGATTTTATTGGGACAATGATTACCAAAGGAACTACTTTTATAACATTGTGACTATGCAATGTACTTGGGATCCACCTCCAGGAATGGACGACCTGATATTTACTAATTTTACCACCAAACAACCAGAAACAGCACTTGAGATGGTGGAGTTGGATGATGCAGATTTAAAAGAATCTAATGATCTGCAAACTTCTGCAAGTCTACCGTCTGAGCTTGATATTGCAGATGGAATTATAGAGGATGATGTATTGTTGGACAGACAGCTCGATGAATTAGAAGGAGCGGGACAATTTGCTGACAATTTGTGTACTCTTAGCTCTACAAAACAGAAAAAGAGAGTCAGAAAAACTAAAGCCAAATGGAAGTTGCCAACCGAAGCTCAAG AGCTGGAATTCTGCAATACTAATGAAGAAATATCTCCCAGTTTGAACAAATATTGGTGTCAAAGGTATCtattatttaacaaatatgaTGATGGTATAAAGATGGACGGAGAAGGATGGTTCTCAGTTACTCCAGAGGCCATAGCCAAGCATCATGCACTTCGCTGTGGTTCTGGTACTATAGTGGATCTCTTTACTGGAGTTGGTGGGAATTCAATTCAATTTGCTATGAG GAGTAAGCATGTCATTGCAATCGATATTGATCCAAAGAGAATAGACTTAGCTCAATATAATGCTGCCATCTATGGAGTTCGTGACCAGATAGACTTTATTAGAGGTGATTCTTTTGTTTTGGCTCCTAATTTGAAG GCGGATGTAGTCTTTATGTCACCACCTTGGGGGGGACCAGACTATTTGAAGGAAAGAACATTTGACATGAAAACCATGCTTAGGCCGCATGATGG GAACTTCCTCTTCAGCATTGGCAGGGGAATCGCCTCCAAAGTTGTCATGTTCCTCCCAAGAAATGTCGATATCAATGAGTTGGCAGAACTGTCACTGTCCGCGAATCCACCATGGTCATTAGAG GTGGAGAAGAATTACTTAAATGGCAAATTGAAGGCCATTACAGCATACTTCTGTAAACCTTCCTGA